GAAACAGGAAATGACCACACTGGAGACCCACAGCAAGGGTATAACAACAATCATGCAGGTGATTTCAGACATCGCAGACCAAACCAACCTACTAGCATTAAATGCCGCGATTGAAGCTGCTCGAGCCGGGGAAGCCGGACGTGGTTTTTCCGTAGTTGCTGATGAAATACGTAAACTTGCAGAAAACACCATGCAAGCTACCAAGGAAGTCGGCAATTCCATTCAGGCTATTCAAAATAGTTCACGCAAAAGCACTTCTGCAACAGAAGACACACTGGTCAGCATTCAACAAGCAACAGAACTTTGCAGTGAAGCTGAAGAGGCTCTGAAAAATATACTTGAGATGTCGAAACAAACGGCCGGACAGGTTGAAGGCATTGCAACAGCCGCAGAAGAGCAATCCGCGGCCAGCGAAGAAGTTACGCATGCGATAGATGCCGTAAACAGAATTGCGGCAGAGACTTCAGAATCCATGAGTATGGTTGCAGGGTCAGTGTCCGAACTTGCCTCTCTGGCGACAAAACTTGATGAATTCATGAATCAAATGAAAATTCAAGATGCATAATTAAAAAGCCGGAATCTCAGCAACATGCGGATTCCGGCTTTTTAATTCTATGTTCAATCATTTCTATTTAATATTTTCCTCTATCTTTTCAACATCTTCCCGCTTGATTGTAGTCGCCTGGCCATCCACATTTTCATATGTGTACGTATTGGAATCCTTGTCATATTTAGGAGCACCGATACTCACAGAAGTCGAACCATCAGTCATGGTGATTGTATGGTGCTTAGAACCGCAACCAGCCAAAAGTAGCAAACCAGCACACAAAGTAACTGCAATAAATATTTTTTTCATTTCAATCTCCCTACATTTTAAAAAGATCATACCAGAATATCAGCTCTACAACAATCTGTTAAATACATAAGTTGACTATCTCAACAAAATGTCTGACGCATTTTTTCAAGCAGCAAAGAAAGCCTGTGCTCATAGGTATGTTCAGCTAGTATTCTTTTACGTGCGGCAGCTGTGACTGCTGCCCGCCCCGCATCATCGTTCATCCACTTTTCCAACAAGGGACCGATCTCCGTAATATTTGAATATGAGACTATTTCATGTCCCGGTTCAAAGAGCGCTTCCATCTGCTCCCGGTAATCGGTCAGCACAAAACCGCCGCAGGCAGGAACATCAAAGACACGTTGGTTAACTGCCCCTTTCATCTGTCTGCTTGTACAGTTAAAACCAATTTTTGACATGGGATAAAAGGCTGGAAGATCATTATAGTAATCCAGCGAAGCCAGGTACCGCCAACCATGACGCGGCAATAATTCATGCCATCCCGCATCTCCGACGATAAGCGGAGAATACAGCAACAACTCCTGCACACAGGATAAACGGTACTGGCGAGTAGCCTCCCAGGTAATTAAAGCTTCAAAAGAAAGTTTTTGCTCATCGGAGCTAAAACGCTCCATCTGCTGCAGAACCTTGGGATGCCTGTTTTGCAAAAATTCTTCTACCGATAACTCAGACCTTTCACCAAATTCAGCCGCAAGCATTGGGAATTGTCTTAGTAATTCTCCGCTGACCCCACTTGAAAGTGTATACTCGTCCACCGCATGTACCATGGAGTTTCCGAGAAAAGAAACATCTGCGCGCCACTCCTCGCGCCCTGCAATTCCGGGCTTAAAGCGCTCAACATCTGTAGCCAACGGTAGATAAAAGACATTCTCGAATCCCTTTTTCCGCATTACTCCCAAATTCCCGGCATCATATGTAAAAATTGCAGTCAAATCCGGGAGTACATCCGCGTAACGGTAAAGAATCAAATGCGGATTATCCACAAACCATGAAGCCAGCGGCAGCTTCATTTTCATAAGCAGGTCAGTCAGTCTGCCCTCACGGTCCACCCCGAAATGATTCACGGTCAGCGCCAAATCCGGTTTGAAATCGACT
Above is a genomic segment from Maridesulfovibrio sp. containing:
- a CDS encoding glycosyltransferase, producing the protein MSKRAYTVERVLEHGQLTDVRIHIDGKRWHLWGRKGSERESDLASGVASGDLPVLLGAGLGVCLGELLKSGPVAVLDNDPLIAEASGADLFRDHPKVIWLSGDPAQVLNQVREWRASNGGQALKLLKIPLYQRLDRDWYTAIGNTLEDENESGLPDFWTEVAYPKFRNSKPRVLFFNRPYFLMGEITSALNRLGIEFRSVDIGSGETVRDGFVEDLLRAVVDFKPDLALTVNHFGVDREGRLTDLLMKMKLPLASWFVDNPHLILYRYADVLPDLTAIFTYDAGNLGVMRKKGFENVFYLPLATDVERFKPGIAGREEWRADVSFLGNSMVHAVDEYTLSSGVSGELLRQFPMLAAEFGERSELSVEEFLQNRHPKVLQQMERFSSDEQKLSFEALITWEATRQYRLSCVQELLLYSPLIVGDAGWHELLPRHGWRYLASLDYYNDLPAFYPMSKIGFNCTSRQMKGAVNQRVFDVPACGGFVLTDYREQMEALFEPGHEIVSYSNITEIGPLLEKWMNDDAGRAAVTAAARKRILAEHTYEHRLSLLLEKMRQTFC
- a CDS encoding YgdI/YgdR family lipoprotein, which encodes MKKIFIAVTLCAGLLLLAGCGSKHHTITMTDGSTSVSIGAPKYDKDSNTYTYENVDGQATTIKREDVEKIEENIK